In the Stegostoma tigrinum isolate sSteTig4 unplaced genomic scaffold, sSteTig4.hap1 scaffold_280, whole genome shotgun sequence genome, tggaaaagctcagcaggtctggcagcatcagtgaagagtgggatctgaggaagggtcacaggctgcgaaacattaactctgacattgtctacgtcatagtgagttatgtctattgcttcagcaaaatccaaccaactctgaatgaaaatcaatgcttaagaaatatccaaaacatccgctgtccccgttgtggcttcctctgcattggggaaacgatgcagaggcttggggaccgcttttcagaacacctacgctcagtttgcaatcaacaactgcacctcccagtcacgaaccatttcaactccccctcccattcccgagaggacatgtccaacctgggcctcctgcagtgccataatgacgccacccgaaggttgcaggaacagcaactcatattctgcttgggaaccctgcagcccaatggtatcaatgtggatttcacaagcttccaaatctcctgtcctgccactgcatcccaaaaccagcccagctcgtccccgcctccctaacctattcttcctctcaaccatcccccctcccacctcataccgcacccctgtttcccctcatcccgctcccttgacctgtccggcctccccagactgacctatcccctccctgcctccgtacccatactctcctctccacctatcttctcctccatccatcttccatccgcctccccctctctccctatttatttcagaacccgcaccccctccccattttctgaaggtggttctcggcccgaaacgtcagctgttgtgctcctaagatgctgcttggcctgctgtcttcatccagctccacacgttgttatctcgcattctccagcatctgcagttcccattgtctctccaaaacaaaggctgctgtctttcaaaacccaatctcagattttgaagctagtccttaccctgaaaaaataccaaatatgtataaagtggaaaactggaggtgaaaccattcaaaaaattttcattggcacaacaaatgttccaactgtaaaagcaggttaagcacctgtataggaggaaactgtactcaaactttcaACAGACACTTCCAGCCAACAAATGTGACAAAtagccatttcttgctggattaccaattttgctgttgggaaaataggcctaggcttcgcaatgtacattcaaacaagatagcaccctctcagaactcaacactcacagtcgtcgagttctgttttcacagtttggagtataatagcatcaagcaaaatacaccaaatcttctttggtaccttttccttccataaaactgcttttagtagatgtgcacagaattcattttatacacgttgaacagttgctaagttcaagacgccagttccagcactttgacttgcatctgcttcatcatcaaaacagaacaaaataaagacccactccttgtaagtcacattttccatttttagtgacaaggtgaagtgcgagaactgctcacttgatgttaaaatctcttaagtgtgtacctatatatttcaattctgtgaaatatgtggaatgagttcgagagaaggattaattttgttgcgctgggagagagctgggacagttaaaataggttgaatggcctcctcccatgctaaaaatgtccataactgttggtggccctgctaaattcaagtggccatcctttcattgtgactgagacgcagcatgttacgatagatggcataatgaagaaatcctttgttattaatgaacttttcagcactcggcattcttccgaagtcaaatgttcgatatgtacctgttgcactcacttggttccaaacacttataatttggaggtgctggtgttggagtaggacagacaaagtcagaagtcacatgacatcaggttataatctgacacgtttatttgaaatcacacaagcttttggagtgcagtcccttcatcaggtgcggtcagggaggaaaacacacagacacacaattcataagcagacagatcaaaacatcatacaactggtgtgagtggagtgtcagataataagtcttcatgcaggatgtttgtttgtttgcagatattttgttgaagaagcacacaacttgtagttacagtcagtgtggtatcttataaattcttgcttttgaaataaaggttaaaactctaagacagattctgaacacaagcctctaaactacaagtcagagtctgacctgagatgtcaccttttgtacattcctgttgcgctgcctgattatcatgacaacacagcactgacattgactttataaacgctttacttgcctctaacactcttggtcacctgtatagagttattatctgacactccactcacgccaattctatgatcttttgatctctctgcttataagctgtgtctctctgtggtcacctcacgaactgcacctgatgaaggggctgcactccaaaagcttgtgtgatttcaaatgaacctgttggacgacaagctggtgtcatgtgacttctgacttcaaacacttatagaatgtgttttcaatcctatcgtgacttgacaataagtcaacttcttaaaatttataaaatgagaatgtcaagtgaactATGTCTAACGTTGAGcgcttaaaaaaggaaatattacaaccatagtctagtcagacagtaaagacagaaggaatgatttcatcgactgtgtctgacaccacacaattcatcccccttatggaagaaaggttggctgcgttctctttcttcaggaacatccagctaataccaccttactactgcttgttttattcatctggtgttccatctaattccttgcagtcttggtcaaaccttcatgtaatttatttaaattttcaataaaataaatttaactttatattccacaattttaacatctccttttaaggtttgaacggtTCACTTCGTACACTGCACATCTTGTgtcaataattggagaacatggtggaaaaatcaagatatattgacaagtaaacaaatggctaacttctgtttccttgtcagtaatgccttttgaacagaacataaagttgcgcaactatgtggagataacaatttcaaactgggaagaccactttgtggtccccacaccaatctctattcacgacctgctgattgcattactccgccttggcaacaatgtaatattacacttgtctcagcacaaccttggcatcttgtttatcccatgatgaacgtccgaccacacgttcatgcaatccctaaagctgtctctttacatcttttcaatcctgcctacctgtcttttgtcttggctcattagcagtgaaaccttcacctggaactacttcacttctggacctgacaattccaatgcattccctgatggagacccacatttgtccattgaacacttgaggtcgtctaaaactccactgcctgagtctcaacttgaaccaattcctattctcaaaaaaaaacctgactgatactattaacaggaatttttttaaattctcatttttgtttacaaatcgttacttggctatgcctatcgctattttggtaatctccaccagtccaaccatacttcaggacatctgcactcgtctaattatgtccgcttgcccactcttgattttaaacagcCCACGACtcgttgccaaacatttaattgtgtcggcttcaaacccaagaagagacttcctacaccgtcagcgagcaaactcacatccagaacctcaacccaagcaacaaatcttctcaaacctcgctaacttcctacacctcttagcctctgtacatttcctcttttaaggcactttttcaaacaatcctctttcatcaagctcttgatcatcagaactaacaacttaataaggctcagttgtattctgggatcgttaatactccaatcagatgccttcaaagtctccctccattaaagagattttataagtggttgaagtcattgccaaccagagggggacgaattggggagttatttcaaagagctacgatatgccaaacgacctccttccacactggccaactctgattgtacaaaaacaaaaatgattttcagacttgggaagatccctcaaaaatgtcacaagtaaccagcttttgggcagagtcgagctgctgagatgacagaccaggatttaggggtaccaggagtgataatatgctgaacacaatcaaattttgaggttgtagaatgatgtggtcttcggcatttttgacacttggaccagtttccttcctttccacagaacaagtcaaatagcggcagcacaatgttgcatggccgctcaagcttgctccaccgtcgatgatgattgtggctggtcttccacatcaattcaacttttgctcatatctcatcctcttttcaaaacatcgatctattcacgtgtagtatccctctcgctaattcattccaatcaatgaactcctaacgctgacccaccccaggtcaaaaaattcagctgagatcaggaactgatctcgcctgtatggctgagctggcttttaaaaagtgtgcctgtgagagagtcccagtgagaaacattcattgaaaaaaaataattgcatggatggctctccaatcctaaactctattcaaattcagttggtttgtgatgcagactgatgccctgcagagagggctcaattgccacaccagtgagctgaccacaaagggtcttcgcctcaacccctctacttccctgaggcatggtgatcttcaggttaaatcataaccagttgtctctctctaaggagtcgccaaatggcgtgctaagacttgacctttaaccctgataacatggcaacaagtagataactcagctgatgtcactgactaatagaatcctcaactatactaatattaaccatgtgatatcatcagaaggcatgctcaactaagttttaatttgcaaattaagttaacaaccattcaatcaatattactgaagtactcatattactgatcgtctcgatacaacattgtggttacatctgttcataagtgaagtgaaatgtaattgcacttactgtggttttatcaaagtgatcctgcaatgagtcaagaagcaggtcactcacaggttgccgatcagtgtggaccccctcagctgttatcacatgagcctcaagatcatccagaactttctgcagttcttgaagtttctccaacgccttttccacctgtttctgccagttgctcgcacggattttcagttgttcccaattttccttcacttctattgactgtttgcggacagctttggcaattctctgggctctctcttccggggcaggttctggaaacatggaatgcaaataatttatcaactattcatgattttgatcgatagattttctttctgatcccctttcctttaaaaggtctctatggactttctcctgaaattgggatatatagtataagacgaaagattttggtacaggcacatcaatgataaattctgtaattagctggcaggtcgcggagccattaacagagaatcacagagaaccaatacaaagccaaataaaattctgcagatatttgaaatttgtcaccaccaaggaaactttaaagaaggaaaaggattagtgactaaatgggtacaattctcaacaaaagatttgaaaaatcctttcaggatatctttcatagctatgagacaaacatccaacacaaaccaactttcatctttcaggactggcaagtgagaatgataaacccaaagtctaccctgcatagttcgctctagaactcacttaatgaggttgttaagagatggagagataacaaagtgtgcagctggatgaacacagcaggccaagcagcatctgaggagcacaaaagctgacaggttgggccgagacctttcatcagaaaagggggagggggagagagttctgaaacaaatagtgagagagggggaggcggatcaaagatgcagagaggagaagatcggtggagaggagacagacaagtcaaagaggtggggatggagccagcagaggtgagtgtaggtggggaggtagggaggagataggccagtccggggaggacgaacaggtctccggggcgggaagaggttaggaggtaggaaatgggggtggggtttgaggtggcaggatgggatcggtgggctggttttgggatgcgggagggggaggggtgattttgaagcttgtcaagtccacattgataccatggagtgcagggttcccaagcgcaatatgaggtgctgctcctgcaaccttcaggtggcatcgttgtggcactgcaggaggcccaggatggacatgttacctgaggattggtagggagagtcgaaacagttcgcgactgggaggtgcagttctttcgtccaaactgagcacaggtgaagcggtccccaaacctctgtttggtttccctgatgtagagggggccacaatggcaacagtggatacagtctaccacatgagcagatgtgcaggtaaacatctgtttgatgaggaaattcttcctggggcctgggatgggggtgaggtatcgggaccagtgaattttaaacgttgttatggatatgcagggaaaagtgctgggtgtagggagtgctagaggggagtgtggagcggataagggggtcacctaagggtggtgggaaaaatgtctttggtggtggggtcggattgcggatggcagaagggtcggaggacgacgcattgaatccggatgttggtggggtggtacgtgagggcgacgaggacactgttttggtagttattatggggtgcgggtgtgagggatgagttgtgggaaacgcgggtgacacggtcgaagGTGTTTTTGgccactgaggagggggaagttccggtccttgaacaaccctcaacagtttctctttcaattcctcccacttcctacagacaaagagggtggccagggtagccaaatgggcccaagctatgcctgcctctttgtaggttacatggaacgctccctcttccgtacctacactggccctcaaccccacctcttcctccgttacattgatgactgtatcggcaccacctcgtgttcccacaaggggctctaacagttcatccgcttcaccaacaccttcctcccgaacttgaagtgaacctggacaatctctgatacctctctctcctacctggaccactctatttccaaccactgagaaacaaatatccatttcaactccaccaattcccacagctaccaagattacacctcctcccaccatattcctgcaacaattcatcccctattccccattcctttgcctctgcatctgcactcccaggatgaggttttctattcctgtatatctcagatgtcctcatttttcaaggaccacaacttgccccgctctgtggttgataacgccctcgaccgtgtctccagcatttcctgcaacaaatcccctcaccccaccccgcgacaacaaccaaaacaaagtctccctcgtcctgacgtaccaccccacgaacctccggatacaacgcatcatccttcaaaactttcagattctctgggaggctgcGGAGGTGGtgacggagcctttggccttgatctttgagtcctcattgtctacaggtttagtaccagaaggctggagggttacaaatgttgtgcccttgttcaaagagggcagtagagatgacccaggtaattataaacccagtgagccttccgtctgttgcaggaaaagttttggaaagcattttaagagataggatttataatcatcgagcaagcaccaatttgatgggagatagtcaacatgtatttgtcaagggcaggtcgtgtctcacaagcctcattgagtaattttggaaggtgaccaagcacgtggatgagggtcgggcagttgacgtggtggacatggacttcagtaaagccttcgataaggttccacatggtaggctattggagaaaacatggagacatgggattgagggagatttagcaggttggattagaaactggctttggctaaggaggcaaccagtggtggttgatagaaaataatcagcctggagtctggttactactggtttgtctcaaggatctgttttgggaccactgctgtttgtcatttttataaatgactcggacggaggcattggtagatcggttagtaagtttgcagatgacactcaagtcggtggagtggtggacaatgtggaagagtgttgcaggtgacaggtagacttggatgaactgcagaattgggcggaaaggtggcagatggagttcaatgcggataaatgtgaggtgattcactttgggatgaataataggaaggcagaatattgggtcaatggaaagattcttggtagtgttgctgtgcagagggtgtcc is a window encoding:
- the LOC132208079 gene encoding utrophin-like, which translates into the protein MLSIVIPIVLSYQSVCIPGRMCSCGLRSCGGHGSGTAVSSPYAAEPAPEERAQRIAKAVRKQSIEVKENWEQLKIRASNWQKQVEKALEKLQELQKVLDDLEAHVITAEGVHTDRQPVSDLLLDSLQDHFDKTTQLSWSKSVFLRMRRLSDIVPLL